The sequence tttaaaaaatcagtggttaattttttttatttaaatacattcgtattattttcaaattaaaagaatatacttatttaaaataatatgagtacgttgatttaaatttaacaaaattttaaaataataagaatatgtttatttaaaatattaaaatttaaaattttaaataaacttactaatattaattttaaattttatttaaaataatacaaatatgtttatttaaattaaaaaattaaaataataagagtACATTTATTGAGCAGCTTCCTTGATAATGATCTCTTGAGCAGCTTCAATCTCGACTCATATATATATTCctctcttcataaaccgtggcagTTTACAAGGATTTATGAGTTTAAAAAATCCTTCATAAACCGTGGTTGGTTATAGCATAGTTGTTAGAACCGAATTGGTGATCGAACCGATCAGGTTATTGGATTACTGATTTAACCGGTGGGTTACTGGTTGAACTGATAAAACCGGTCgtacgtaaataaaaaatataaaatagaaaaaaattgaataaagtgaCAATTAGGTCTATCCTTAAAATTTTTTACTTCAAATTAATTAGcccttgaaaaaaaaataaaatattaatttagtcCTTCAAAATAGTAAACGATGAACACATTACGTCCCTCTATTAATTTTTCATGTGAAATTTAGTGGTGATGCTTAGATGTCCCTACTAATTAGTCTTAAGTCGAAATCTTCGAAGATCTACTAACTCAAtactctaaaaaatttaaaataaatatctttactaacattttaatatgtaaatgtaaatattaaaatatttgatacttattttaataattctataaattctaaagaattaaaaaaaatgagtataaaacaaaaattaaattaaataaatataaaataatttagttgtgtatgtatataatatatagaaTAATTAGCACATAAATTTTCAAATGAACACACTAGCTTGGTGACATTGTTCTCTCCCAATTTCCATTATATCTCGCATAACACTAACAGTCTAACACTGTAACTTCAAACTACACAATGCACACTCTATAAATTTaatgttcacaagaaaaaaaatcatcaacttattctcaaccaattcatacttAGGAAACTAATGCCTATGTCTCTCAACTAGTTGTGGTCTTCAATGGATCCCATGAATCTAGACAGCAAGTCTGATTTGTTAAGGCCCATCGTCGTCGTTGCCATCTCCATCCTCCTCTGCCCTATCATCTCCATGACCACATTGTCTACCACTCCGATCGCTTCCTTCAGCTTTTTATCTGAACCAATGTTCAGTAATCGCTTCAGTTTTCATATGAGCGACAACGGCGACATTGCTCATTGTACTAATAGCTTGGATGCGAGGTCGAAATTGTCTGTCAACTTGGACTCTGGaaaagaaggaatgaagcactcggtgtctatttcaaatgataatttgcatatgatgtcaaaggagaatcttctcatgatgtcctaatgtccaacaatctatatttCTTGCCGGAGAGTGAAGAAAGGCGTGCCCTTGGAGTAGTTGTGGAACTTGATTTTGAGGATGTTGTGGACGTTGTCGGGGTTGAAGGTGATGTTATCGAAGACATGGAAGTGGATGCTTTTGGTGGGTGAagtgcagaggaggtggatgtaccagtcacaaagatttaggaagtgtgtggtctatgacatgttgaggtaggtgcGACATGTGTGACAATTATACCATGGCTTAATCTTGGAGCTaaagaggaggaaggaaaagatggaaaagaaaactgtgaaggtgaagaagtagagtatgaatgttagagttatgcgagatatgataaaaattggggAAGAACAGTGTCATTTTCGAATAAAGGGGGTTAGGAATCATTTTGTCCCTTGTTAGAGTTGTTAGGGATCATTTTATCCCATGTTATAGTTtttagggaccattttgtcttccGTTAGAGTTGACAGAGCCAAAGACCAAAGTGACTGATGGAATTAATTATTAGGGACCAATCGAGTTATTAATATTAGTTAGGGACTAAAATGTCTGGTCTGAAattctttaaggaccaaaatgggtatatactctatttatttttattgttttttttgtttatatgataTATGTCGTTGGTTATCAATCCTCCGTTACTGATGAAGAACCGATCATATAAAAGCAAGGTAAAAGTATCTTTTTCACACACTTCCGACTTGAATCTcatactgacttaagcattggagtgtctttgcaggtacactcccccctctcttcttcttcattgTCCACACCTACGCAAGTTGAAAGGAAAAGCTCGGAACATACGAGTTAGCATTGCAGCCTTCCgaaataaaaatttatagtttaaaataatactaaattaaagagtactgacagtattaaaaaattatagaatatttgtttttgtttgacattataaaatttattattctttttcatatttttattttttattgtatttattttatttatatgttaaatatttttatattatttttgttagtgTTCTGATTTtgcatgtatataaaaaaattatttaaattgatgtctcttttagtaattttttatttaaaagtaattttgagtagtatatttcaaataatatttattttattataatctatTTTGATATAAGGATTATTAAACACAAATCAACGTTAACACAAAactattttttatcaaaattaattttgtaaaatcaattttatgcaaattttCGTTTACAAACTGTAATTCAAAAATGTCTCGTCCAAAAAAAATGATATAATGTATTTTTTTTAGTGCAATTGCAATGTATCCTCCGGTATTGTCATTTTGTCATaaggttttaatttttaataatgccTCGGGCAAGATGGTTTGGGTCACCAATTTTACTAtgacataataatttaaaaaagatattttaattgGCTAAATTGAAACATTGATCTTTATTAATTTAGCAATGTTACGCGACAGAATAAATTCCAGtaagttttgtgatttgtagaatTGTATTCATCAATtagtaattaataatatttttaatagtgtgagattttatcaaataaaataagattattcacttttttttttattgattatatgctgaccagaatttaataaagttacTGCTTCTAGATTTTTCCATAAATCAATACAAAATACATTGTTACTCTCAACAAACACGTGACTCCTGTGCACCAAACATGCTATTCAAATAGTAACTAAACTCCTTTGTACCAAATATGATGAAACAAGTTTGCAGCGTCTTCTGTCCCGTAACCATACACACAAAACAACAAAAGTTTCTCAATTATAAGCCAAGTTTGCCCGCCAAAACAGCGAAGCCGTTgtattatcttttaaattttttcaatGAGAAAAGAATACAGGCGTTCATATAAGGACAATAAAAAAAGGACAAATTCTCTAGTGTAGATTGCTCAAAAACATTTACATGTGTAGATTTGAGTTGGTTGAATTTCATGAATGACATTTGTCCACTGTGACGGACAAACACTGCCGCAACACAGTATTGGCAGCATTATTTCTGCATATGGGGGCAGTTACTCTATAACCTAATCATTATTAATGACCATTATACAAATTAATTAGCAGGGTGATTGTATGAATTGTGGATTATGTGAATAAATTATGTTAGGCTAATCAATCATACTACAcgtacattaaaattagtcacaAAAACNNNNNATTGTTTTTTTCATATGTTATTGTGTCTTTGATGGTATCTAAAATGTATACCTCATCTAAATATACCGGAAGGATTCTTCAAGTTTGACCGTGAAGTGTATATGTGTAAAAAATATTCTGAACGCTTAAGTCAATAACGATATATAAATTGGGTTTATTTGTGAGAAAAAATGATTAAATTTTCTTAGCTTTTACCTTGTTTTGCGAGTTTTCACTTATTTTATAGAGACTATTCTGATGTTACAGAAACATACATGACTCAAGCATAAATCCGATTAAATTATAATTCATACACTTCTGTAGTCCGCTTTTTCATTTAAGACAGGTTATAACTCAAATAGTTATTTAATTGTTATAAATCCGCTTTTTCAACTAATACTAACTCACTctgcctttttttttatatatatatactaataatATTAGTctctttaacattttttttttaaatttactaccTGTTCAATATTTTTTTGTACAATTATATTCAATATTGGACTACTCTACTATGATATTTAGATTGGAAGGCAGGGTTGCAACTTGCAATTGTGACCGGGGGAGCAAGTGGAATAGGAGCAGAAGCAGCGAGGTTATTTGTGGAAAACGGTGCATTTGTTGTTATAGCAGATGTTAACGATGAATTGGGGCTTCAAGTTGCAAGTTCCATTGGCGTAGACAAGGTGAGTTACCATCACTGCGACGTTAGAGACGAGAAACAAGTTGAAGAAACCGTTGCTTTCGCTATCAAGAAATATGGAAGCCTAGATATCATGTTCAGTAACGCTGGAATTGCAGGCTCTTTCTATAAAATACTTGATTTGGATTTGAATGACTTCGGTCGAGTCTCGGTTCGAATTGACCGACCGGTTACTGTTGGTTTAGCAGTTCAACTCCGGTTTTTAGTTTTGCGATTTTGGAATATAACCGAACCATAATTTTCATCGATTTGCAGTTTGAACCGGTTTTTAAAACATTGGTTAGGGTTGGTAAGGGTTGGGGGGGGTTACTAGTTAGTAGATCATAATGCTAAACGGCtatgttttgttgttttttaGGCAAAATAAAAAAACCAATCGAGTTTCGGTTTGATTTGACCAACCAATTATTATCCGATTCAGCGATTTaactttgatttttaatttttgcagttttaaaatataaataaactatAATTTTTATCAGTTTGCAGTTTAACTGGTTTGAACTGATTTTCAGAACATTAATTTTATAGATTTTCACGCTTTATATGTTAGCTATCAAAATatagccaaaaaaaaaaattaggtaaTCAACGCTTTTTCCAACCAATTTTTCAATAAATAaactaatttataaaaaatataaaactaaacaaaaataaatatacaaaattattaaaaaaaaaataaaatttaacaaaagaaCCACCCAATAATTATTGCGAAAGAATatataaaacctaaaaaaaatttaaaatcattaaaaaagaatattaaatcTCCGAGAAGCTATGTTTGGAGACAAGAATAGCATATTCGATGGCGAGAGGTGTTTCTTACGTTGCGACAACGACATTGTTCTTACAATGAACATTGATAGTAAACGAGGAACGGCGATGTTGGACaagaaacaaaagaaacatctaaaactTAAGAAAAAGAAACGGCCAAAATCACTGAAAAAGAACATTCAGACCCTAACAAAAAAAAACATCTAAATcttgatgaaaataaacatatcCAAAATATGATGAAAAGCAACATCTAAAACCTgacaaaaaaatattcaaaacatgATGAAAAGAACATAAAAAATCTAAGAAAAAAGAATATTCAAAaccattttaaaataaaacattcaaaataaaaaaaaatcaaatataacaaaaaattaaaaagcatcCACATACATAATAAGAAGAATGTGACGGCGGAGGATCGATTATTGTGCGGTTGGCAAAAATAGTTGTATGGAGGAGTGTTACTGTTAAAAAAGAAGCCgtaaaagaggaaaaagaaggtgAGAGTTTTAGTTTTAAAGTAATAATTTACTGTAAATAGCTAGTATTCTAATTAGTTACCTACCATGATTGAAATATAACTCTTCTATAAAAAAAAAGCAAGTTCAATTTCAACCCATTCGAGTTATAGCTCGAGTGAACTACTAACTCGATCCATGTCTTTTTTTATGAAGAACTACTAACTCGATCTCTGACGAAAAAAAAGAGCTACTTCGGCCCTTGTCTCTCCTCTCCGTGAGACAACATGGCCATTCCATGAGTTTTGTCGTCAAACAGTACACTAGCAAAAGTTGTTAATCTGGCATGTTAAGTTGTGTTGAGATGGACGTTAAGTGTCAATGTGGATGGTTAAAAAAGAACAGGATTGATTTGTCCCAAAACTCAAATTGGTCTATTTGTCCCATTCATTTAGATAAAATGGCGTCGTTTTAACGCTAAATTAATCAGAAATCTATTTGtcctaaaaaattttgatataatatttttaaattattttttattacatatatatttttaataaattattaaaaatatagtaTAATAAgtacaaattaattaataaattatttaaatttaaaatattatttattataaaactaaataaataattttcaataaaatttttaaatatataaataataaaattaaaatacatgtAATAAATTAGTAATAATAATCTTGTGATGTATTATTAAGTTTATTATCTAGATAATTtaagtaataaaaaaaaattataaacacaTTATTTAACATATGTGTCatgtacaacaacaacaacaacaacaacaacaacaacaacaacaacatatgaagattaattaaaattttttgtacaTTGAGTTTAAAATGTCATAATAATTAAAAAGTGATGACTTATTATGAACTTTAAGTCTTTAAGAATCGCATTGTTTGTATGTATATAGCCATATATAAAATGATATCTCTTATATATCACCAATAAAACCAATGCAAATCAACAAAAACTGAATAACAAAGTAAAACTACAAATCTAGTGCACCAATTAACCTAGAAgcaaaattatagaaaaataaaaatttttatttttattttaatgttttaATAATTTTGGAAACTTAGAAGATAATAagtcattattttatttttgtaagttTAGAAAAATATAGAGAGAATTTGAGggaataaaaaaagatataaaatcaaataagtgaataaaaaaattaaaatagaaataaaaaagtgatatttaagagagaaaaatattttttttttaccaaagataggagaatCGAACCCATgatctcttaattgagtatggagagactatgccatttaatctataactcattggcaaagaaaaaaaatacttattCTTAAGATATAAAAAAGtttaataaattttagttttatagaGTTAGGAGGATAATTAGGTTTATTATTTAATCCTCTCAatcatttttcatttatttaatATCTataataatgtgtcaagtattattaattaatttatatttatatttattatactatatattcaaaaatttattttaaaaaatactaattcAGAAATGGTGTTATCTTTGGTGAAAAAGTGACGGAAACTGAATTGGTAGTTCATTCATTATTCTCAGCAGCAAAAGAAGTGACTGTTGAAATTTTGTAATTATTGGATCTAAAATTGCACTCAAGTCATGATGGAATATGGATCTTTCTTCCCCTCATGTCTATCCACCAAAAGGATGGAAATTGTGTGGTCATTATTTCagaattgaattttgaatgaatACAAAATACATTATTACTCTCAACAAGCACGTGCGAAGCTATTCAAACAGTAACTAAACTCTTATGTACTCAAATTCTAATCATCACTCGCTTTTATTTAATCAGAGTATTGATGAAATAACTAGCATGACGCCTTCAGCTTTTGCCTCTGTCAACAAAAGTTTCTCAATTGTAAGCCAGGTTTCCACATCAAAGCAGCGAAGCCATATTAATATCAATGTCGTCTAAGCAAAGGTAATTCTTAATTAATTCTTAATATATATCACAGCACATATTTTTATTAGAAGCAAGTTGATCAAGCCACCGCTATTACTTTCAGCGTTTTACTGCCAATTTTTTTCTTTAGTGACTTAGAAAATAGTATGTTATATGAGTGGATTATGTGAACAAGTGATGTTGGACCAATTGATAGTAGATTTAGTTTAGTTTCTTAATCATACCTTGATGCAAATCTACTTTGATTTTTAGGTTGGAAGGCAAGGTTGCAATTGTGACCGGGGGAGCAAGTGGAATAGGAGCAGAAGCAGCGAGATTATTTGTGGAAAACGGTGCACTTGTAGTTATAACAGATGTTAACGATGAATTGGGGCTTCAAGTTGCAAGTTCCATTGGCGTAGACAAGGTGAGTTACCATCACTGCGACGTTAGAGACGAGAAACAAGTTGAAGAAACCGTTGCTTTCACTATCAAGAAATATGGAAGCTTAGATATCATGTTCAGTAACGCTGGAATTACAGGCTCTCTCTGTAACATACTTGATTTGGATTTGAATGACTTTGATAACACAGTAGCTGTGAATGTTCGTGGAGCAGCGGCGTGTATTAAGCACGCGGCACGTGTCATGGTGGAAAGAAAGACACGTGGCTCCATAATTTGCACTGCTAGTATAGCTTCTTTGGTTGGTGGCGCTGGAGCTGGTCATGGTTATACCGCATCCAAACATGGCCTTGTGGGTCTTGTGCGTTCGGCGTGTGGTGAGCTTGGAGCTTATGGGATTAGGGTCAATTCGATTTCACCTTATGTTATGGCCACACCTTTGGCATGTGAAGCTCTTGGTATGGAAGCAAGCGAAGTTGAAAGTGCTGGTGTTGCTGGTGCCAATTTGCAGGGGATTGTGTTGAAGCCAATTCATGTTGCACAAACGGCTTTGTTTCTTGCTTCTAATGAATCTGCTTATATTAGTGGACACAATTTGGTCGTTGACGGAGGTTTGTTAGCCGTTAATATCCCTGTTTCAAAAAATAAATGAAGTTCTCGTTGATATTACAGAGTAATAAGTTGGATGTGGGTTATATGCTTATCAGTTCCGCTACGTTATCAACAGCTgacaacttctgccaactcttatttataactgtaTTTTATGGAAGTGTCTtcgtagatgtgtctaataaaaatatctttttatgattgtgtttaatagaagtgtctttatagatatattttctgaatgtgtctctttatatatgtatttaaaatataataattaattattattgataataaattgacagataatatgttggtaccatATATTTTTCCTATgcctattatttaaaatttgatgtatgTTCGTTTTTGTTTCTTTACCTCCTAGCAATTTATGATGTGTGGACTGTggtataattttgatttttttttactatttaaaccttgttcataccctggcccaataaataGGGCCCAATATCTAAGCAAagaagcccaacccaaagggttggccctcCTCCAGTACCAGCCTTCGTCCCAGAAGTCGGTACTaaacacgacctgctccaaagaagtcggatacgagggttagctgNNNNNNNNNNNNNNNNNNNNNNNNNNNNNNNNNNNNNNNNNNNNNNNNNNNNNNNNNNNNNNNNNNNNNNNNNNNNNNNNNNNNNNNNNNNNNNNNNNNNNNNNNNNNNNNNAATCTCTGGTTACCcaacgtaacattggcgccgttgccggggacccgagagatcaaccagtgatggcggaaagATCCCCTGAAGAAggtcatgtggagacaga is a genomic window of Arachis ipaensis cultivar K30076 chromosome B06, Araip1.1, whole genome shotgun sequence containing:
- the LOC107646586 gene encoding short-chain dehydrogenase reductase 2a-like, with product MDPMNLDSKSDLLRPIVVVAISILLCPIISMTTLSTTPIASFSFLSEPMFSNRFSFHMSDNGDIAHCTNSLDARSKLSVNLDSGKEGMKHSSEERRALGVVVELDFEDVVDVVGVEGDVIEDMEVDAFDWKAGLQLAIVTGGASGIGAEAARLFVENGAFVVIADVNDELGLQVASSIGVDKVSYHHCDVRDEKQVEETVAFAIKKYGSLDIMFSNAGIAGSFYKILDLDLNDFGRVSVRIDRPVTVGLAVQLRFLVLRFWNITEP
- the LOC107646035 gene encoding short-chain dehydrogenase reductase 3b, with the translated sequence MSSKQRLEGKVAIVTGGASGIGAEAARLFVENGALVVITDVNDELGLQVASSIGVDKVSYHHCDVRDEKQVEETVAFTIKKYGSLDIMFSNAGITGSLCNILDLDLNDFDNTVAVNVRGAAACIKHAARVMVERKTRGSIICTASIASLVGGAGAGHGYTASKHGLVGLVRSACGELGAYGIRVNSISPYVMATPLACEALGMEASEVESAGVAGANLQGIVLKPIHVAQTALFLASNESAYISGHNLVVDGGLLAVNIPVSKNK